ACCACCAGCATGCGCAAAGCGCCATCGGTAACGGTAAAGTTCCAATAATTAAAGGTCACCAACATATATTGACGAACACTTTTGCTCAAATTGGCAAACATAAACCACCTTATGTGAACAGCAATTAGAGCTTTTGGACACCTGTGATCCAAAAGCTCATTTCGGTCTCATTAACCTTGAGCGATTCGCTCAATATAGTCGACTTGAACAGACTTAGTGAACGCCCCTGGGCGCAGCGCCTGGACTTGTGAAATGATCTCCGTTAATGCCCAGTCACGCTCAAGCAACAGATGTGCTGCCAACAAACCAGTACGACCGGAACCACCCATACAATGCATCGCCACTTTGCCACCTTGTTCCACGATATCGTGTAAGGTTGGCGCTACCGCCGCCCATTTAGCAGCAAACTTCTCATCTGGAGCGCAATCGTCTTCAATCTCGATCTGAAACCACTCCATCCCTAACTCTTGAGTTAGCGAACCCAATTGCGAGACATTTTTTTCGGCCAACTCATAATCATCTAATGCCGTAACAATCGCTTGAACACCTTGCTGTTTGAGCTGCTCTAAACTCTCATAGAGAGAAGCATCTTTGGTACCTGGGCAAGGAGTTAAAATCAGTGCCCCTTGCTCAACATCAAGTTGCCATGTTGGATGTGTCATCGTCATTCTCCTTACACCAAACCGACTTTACGAACCAACTCAGCGGTACGTGTTGCGTAGCCCATTTCATTGTCGTACCAAGCATAGATTTTTACCATGCGAGAGCCGACAACCATCGTTGATAACGCATCAACAATCGTCGAACGCTGATCCCCTTTGTAATCAATCGATACCAGCGGACGTTCTTCAAAACCTAGAATCCCTTTTAACTCGCCTTGCGACGCTTCTTTCAATAATGCGTTCACTTCTTCTGCTGTGGTATCACGCTTTACATCAAAGATAATGTCAGTCAATGAAGCATTCGCCAGTGGTACACGAACCGCGTGACCATTAATTTTTCCTGCAAGATCGGGGAAGATTTCAACAATGGCCGTCGCGGACCCTGTCGTCGTTGGGATTAAACTCATGCCACAAGCGCGAGCACGACGTAGGTCTTTATGCGGAGCGTCAAGAATGGTTTGAGTATTGGTCAAATCATGAATCGTCGTAAAAGAAGACTGTTCAATACCAAGCTTCTCATGAATGACCTTAACCACAGGTGCGATACAGTTAGTCGTACAAGATGCCGCCGTTACGATACGGTGTACATCTGGGTTAAATATCTCATCATTTACCCCTACGACGATGTTTGCAATTCCCTCTTCTTTCACCGGAGCAGAAACAACCACACGTTTAACGCCTTGCGCTAG
This is a stretch of genomic DNA from Vibrio panuliri. It encodes these proteins:
- a CDS encoding ArsJ-associated glyceraldehyde-3-phosphate dehydrogenase; this encodes MTIKVGINGFGRIGRLALRAAFDWPELEFVLINDVAGDCHTLAHLLEFDSVQGRWNHAVAAEGDEMIIAGQRIKTTREKEIDAVDWSGCDVVIEATGVHRKTEFLNKYLAQGVKRVVVSAPVKEEGIANIVVGVNDEIFNPDVHRIVTAASCTTNCIAPVVKVIHEKLGIEQSSFTTIHDLTNTQTILDAPHKDLRRARACGMSLIPTTTGSATAIVEIFPDLAGKINGHAVRVPLANASLTDIIFDVKRDTTAEEVNALLKEASQGELKGILGFEERPLVSIDYKGDQRSTIVDALSTMVVGSRMVKIYAWYDNEMGYATRTAELVRKVGLV
- a CDS encoding cyclin-dependent kinase inhibitor 3 family protein encodes the protein MTHPTWQLDVEQGALILTPCPGTKDASLYESLEQLKQQGVQAIVTALDDYELAEKNVSQLGSLTQELGMEWFQIEIEDDCAPDEKFAAKWAAVAPTLHDIVEQGGKVAMHCMGGSGRTGLLAAHLLLERDWALTEIISQVQALRPGAFTKSVQVDYIERIAQG